A stretch of Xenopus laevis strain J_2021 chromosome 8S, Xenopus_laevis_v10.1, whole genome shotgun sequence DNA encodes these proteins:
- the LOC121397560 gene encoding uncharacterized protein LOC121397560 isoform X3 — MEANAAQVMEIGATKRKALMPRRFREESEGSAEDIARPKKRVSCSLQVRSRSASGGCGGRDGVVSEEEEASREREPDQDDVTSGPTSSAGPAARKRKKFGGAQRIGEQRNKEYPRKRGNGITRGCLDGQWDKSFHIGRVIGCRVSSLETGRKRRAGCSGGEKERKDKRRRQAHQQGGKKKPIQQIQGCRKRIQAHRDQSWQPLQRRHLWVDGG; from the exons ATGGAGGCGAATGCGGCCCAAGTGATGGAGATCGGAGCGACGAAGAGGAAAGCCCTGATGCCCAGGAGGTTCCGGGAAGAGTCAGAAGGCTCGGCAGAGGACATCGCTAGGCCCAAGAAGAGGGTAAGTTGTTCCTTGCAGGTCAGAAGTCGGTCGGCGAGCGGTGGATGCGGCGGAAGAGACGGCGTCGTCAGCGAAGAGGAGGAAGCATCGCGAGAACGAGAACCGGATCaagatgacgtcacttccggaccGACGAGCAGCGCTGGACCGGCGGCGAGGAAAAGGAAGAAGTTTGGAGGCGCACAGAGGATCGGGGAGCAGCGCAACAAGGAGTATCCAAGGAAGAG agGCAATGGTATAACCAGAGGATGCCTGGATGGGCAATGGGACAAGAGTTTCCATATTGGGAGAGTTATCGGGTGCCGAGTATCCAGTTTAGAAACAGGGAGGAAGAGGAGAGCTGGTTGCAGTGGAGGAGAGAAAGAACGCAAAGACAAGAGGAGGAGGCAGGCCCATCAACAAGGAGGGAAAAAGAAGCCTATCCAACAAATACAAGGGTGCAGAAAGAGGATACAAGCACACAGAGACCAGTCGTGGCAACCGCTGCAAAGGAGGCACCTATGG
- the LOC121397560 gene encoding uncharacterized protein LOC121397560 isoform X1 has translation MEANAAQVMEIGATKRKALMPRRFREESEGSAEDIARPKKRVSCSLQVRSRSASGGCGGRDGVVSEEEEASREREPDQDDVTSGPTSSAGPAARKRKKFGGAQRIGEQRNKEYPRKRGNGITRGCLDGQWDKSFHIGRVIGCRVSSLETGRKRRAGCSGGEKERKDKRRRQAHQQGGKKKPIQQIQGCRKRIQAHRDQSWQPLQRRHLWQGADLLSTYWL, from the exons ATGGAGGCGAATGCGGCCCAAGTGATGGAGATCGGAGCGACGAAGAGGAAAGCCCTGATGCCCAGGAGGTTCCGGGAAGAGTCAGAAGGCTCGGCAGAGGACATCGCTAGGCCCAAGAAGAGGGTAAGTTGTTCCTTGCAGGTCAGAAGTCGGTCGGCGAGCGGTGGATGCGGCGGAAGAGACGGCGTCGTCAGCGAAGAGGAGGAAGCATCGCGAGAACGAGAACCGGATCaagatgacgtcacttccggaccGACGAGCAGCGCTGGACCGGCGGCGAGGAAAAGGAAGAAGTTTGGAGGCGCACAGAGGATCGGGGAGCAGCGCAACAAGGAGTATCCAAGGAAGAG agGCAATGGTATAACCAGAGGATGCCTGGATGGGCAATGGGACAAGAGTTTCCATATTGGGAGAGTTATCGGGTGCCGAGTATCCAGTTTAGAAACAGGGAGGAAGAGGAGAGCTGGTTGCAGTGGAGGAGAGAAAGAACGCAAAGACAAGAGGAGGAGGCAGGCCCATCAACAAGGAGGGAAAAAGAAGCCTATCCAACAAATACAAGGGTGCAGAAAGAGGATACAAGCACACAGAGACCAGTCGTGGCAACCGCTGCAAAGGAGGCACCTATGG
- the LOC121397560 gene encoding uncharacterized protein LOC121397560 isoform X2, whose protein sequence is MEANAAQVMEIGATKRKALMPRRFREESEGSAEDIARPKKRVSCSLQVRSRSASGGCGGRDGVVSEEEEASREREPDQDDVTSGPTSSAGPAARKRKKFGGAQRIGEQRNKEYPRKRGNGITRGCLDGQWDKSFHIGRVIGCRVSSLETGRKRRAGCSGGEKERKDKRRRQAHQQGGKKKPIQQIQGCRKRIQAHRDQSWQPLQRRHLWLVNLS, encoded by the exons ATGGAGGCGAATGCGGCCCAAGTGATGGAGATCGGAGCGACGAAGAGGAAAGCCCTGATGCCCAGGAGGTTCCGGGAAGAGTCAGAAGGCTCGGCAGAGGACATCGCTAGGCCCAAGAAGAGGGTAAGTTGTTCCTTGCAGGTCAGAAGTCGGTCGGCGAGCGGTGGATGCGGCGGAAGAGACGGCGTCGTCAGCGAAGAGGAGGAAGCATCGCGAGAACGAGAACCGGATCaagatgacgtcacttccggaccGACGAGCAGCGCTGGACCGGCGGCGAGGAAAAGGAAGAAGTTTGGAGGCGCACAGAGGATCGGGGAGCAGCGCAACAAGGAGTATCCAAGGAAGAG agGCAATGGTATAACCAGAGGATGCCTGGATGGGCAATGGGACAAGAGTTTCCATATTGGGAGAGTTATCGGGTGCCGAGTATCCAGTTTAGAAACAGGGAGGAAGAGGAGAGCTGGTTGCAGTGGAGGAGAGAAAGAACGCAAAGACAAGAGGAGGAGGCAGGCCCATCAACAAGGAGGGAAAAAGAAGCCTATCCAACAAATACAAGGGTGCAGAAAGAGGATACAAGCACACAGAGACCAGTCGTGGCAACCGCTGCAAAGGAGGCACCTATGG